In Drosophila pseudoobscura strain MV-25-SWS-2005 chromosome 4, UCI_Dpse_MV25, whole genome shotgun sequence, the following proteins share a genomic window:
- the Schip1 gene encoding schwannomin-interacting protein 1 homolog isoform X1 → MNETQTSLECRLDKFADSKYENIKGLVFGNSRRNSDSGSFLERDSILFEMSSIIMPNIVNETGKKLSEKSKELLNKPELVYSIRKNYMNKINCSHRPSKIDQLPGPSEIDIVGDFGEEVEREIDLLFTGFKSKKLVESLHVLNLSKICDAELSNGGEALRNGNLIPYSEENSRKMKVKNSTCGQELTKIKSRKSSHDDRQLPLDKFDYKKCNQQKYILSETETYLAEITKNLNNMDIPNLKNQRNQPSAENIQIQRSRQYVEHPIKYKNDHSSPNVLEQFDAYKVAFDMDLETLKNHFKMANKIEIKRRYNRDEICKRLAFKGENIFNNIKSLELKKDVCSDTESYSSDSETCPKLTSGVLRRPSILYATKYSKDYTNHKMSHNSNNKHKSVLTSNENIKKTQERQTNEKVFFFTKQSKLQIEVRLALAQSRKIAQRKIKSQNHGVTHIVDIIRTMLHNVGLNMDSNHRWISRQLLTGVNLTTLQLLVDNFQAIIEKLNVHLLESLKERDDLNLAQDAILHDLEKINNFLNSTSAPHINNFRDSDTPTDF, encoded by the exons ATGAATGAAACCCAAACAAGTCTAGAGTGTAGGCTCGATAAGTTTGCCGATTCCAAATACGAAAATATCAaaggtttggtttttgggaaTAGTCGAAGAAATTCAGATTCGGGTTCTTTTTTGGAAAGAGACTCAATTCTTTTCGAAATGTCATCTATAATTATGCCTAACATTGTAAATGAAACTGGCAAGAAATTATcagaaaaatcaaaagaacTATTAAATAAACCAGAACTAGTTTACAGTATCAGAAAAAATTATATGAACAAAATCAACTGCTCTCATCGGCCTTCTAAAATTGATCAACTTCCGGGACCAAGTGAAATTGACATTGTCGGAGATTTCGGAGAGGAAGTGGAACGTGAAATCGATTTACTTTTCACAGGTTTTAAGAGCAAAAAACTTGTGGAAAGCTTACATGTCTTAAATTTATCTAAG atatGCGATGCTGAGCTATCAAATGGCGGTGAAGCTCTAAGGAATGGAAATTTAATACCATATTCTGAAGAAAACAGTCGCAAAATGAAGGTGAAAAATTCAACATGTGGACAAGAGTTAACAAAAATTAAGTCTCGAAAGTCATCACATGACGACCGACAGCTACCACTTGATAAATTTGACTATAAAAAATgtaaccaacaaaaatatatactaaGTGAAACTGAAACTTATTTGGCGGAAAtcacaaaaaatttaaataatatggATATTCCTAACCTAAAAAACCAACGTAACCAACCTTCGGCAGAAAACATCCAAATACAAAGAAGCAGACAATACGTGGAACATCcgattaaatataaaaacgaCCATTCATCTCCAAATGTCTTAG aACAATTTGATGCGTACAAGGTGGCTTTTGACATGGACTTGGAAACattaaaaaatcattttaaaatggccaacaaaattgaaataaag CGTCGTTACAACCGAgatgaaatatgcaaaagatTGGCCTTTAAAggagaaaatatatttaataatataaaaa GCTTAGAATTGAAAAAGGATGTCTGCTCTGACACTGAAAGCTATAGCTCCGACTCTGAAACTTGCCCCAAGCTAACAAGTGGAGTTCTTCGAAGGCCATCCATTTTGTATGCCACAAAATATAGTAAAGATTATACTAATCACAAGATGTCTcataacagcaacaacaaacacaaatctGTTCTTACTTCAAACGAAAATATTAAGAAAACGCAGGAGCGGCAAACCAATGAGAAGGTTTTCTTCTTTACGAAACAATCAAAGCTTCAAATAGAGGTTCGTCTTGCTTTAGCTCAATCAAGAAAAATAGCACAAAGGAAAATTAAg AGCCAGAATCATGGCGTCACGCATATCGTCGACATAATACGAACAATGCTCCATAATGTTGGCTTAAATATGGACTCAAATCATCGCTGGATATCAAGGCAATTACTCACAGGTGTAAATTTAACAACTCTACAATTATTGGTAGATAATTTTCAAGCGATTATTGAGAAACTTAATGTTCATCTTTTGGAAAGCCTGAAAGAACGTGATGATCTGAATTTGGCTCAAGACGCAATATTACATGATCTGGAAAAGATCAATAATTTCTT AAATAGCACTAGTGCTCCGCACATTAATAACTTTAGAGATTCTGATACACCGACGGATTTTTAG
- the Schip1 gene encoding putative serine/threonine-protein kinase STE20-like isoform X3: MFSNSISDYKLNSTIKAGKFGTVYKANYLNTNKCIVIKKISVEQQADKLAMLCEDVLKFRQFKHTNIHSILHCFVYNSYVYMVFPFMCFGNCQTILENVFTSGFPEILIALIFRDIMCALMYIHSHHFVHGSLRAKNILLDHKKAVLSNFRDSRSFINEGKRAKVLHGSTAGRKENLNWSAPEILYQNLYGYTEKSDLYSIGITSFEMANGFQPFMDSELTLMCTEKIRGNLPSLSDRSSQGSTSVNFSRDPVHSAMNNQRTFSDDFHQYIEICLNKNPTCRWSAQKLMTHSFFKQCRNSSISDQVKVLSVEFQRCSYIPDEPVLAADANLNHSEDVKWSF; this comes from the exons ATGTTTAGCAACAGTATATCCGACTATAAATTAAACTCTACAATTAAAGCTGGAAAATTTGGAACAGTGTACAAAGCCAATTATCTTAATACGAATAAATGTATAGTAATTAAGAAAATATCAGTGGAGCAACAAGCGGATAAGCTGGCAATGTTATGTGAAGATGTTTTAAAATTTCGACAATTTaaacatacaaatatacatagcATTCTTCACTGCTTTGTTTATAATAGTTATGTGTACATGGTGTTTCCATTTATGTGTTTTGGAAACTGTCAAACAATACTTGAAAATGTCTTCACTTCTG GATTTCCGGAAATTTTAATAGCACTGATATTTAGAGATATAATGTGTGCTCTGATGTATATACATTCTCACCACTTCGTTCATGGATCCTTAAGAGCTAAAAATATACTATTAGATCACAAGAAAGCCGTTTTATCAAATTTTCGGGATTCGCGGTCTTTTATTAACGAAGGTAAAAGAGCTAAAGTCTTACATGGATCAACGGCGGGAAGGAAAGAAAATTTGAACTGGTCAGCGCCAGAGATATTATATCAAAATTTATATGGATACACAGAAAAGAGTGACCTATATTCTATTGGAATAACTTCTTttgaaatggcaaatggcttTCAACCATTTATGGATTCGGAACTAACTTTAATGTGCACAGAAAAAATTCGTGGAAATCTGCCTTCATTATCAGATAGATCCAGTCAAG GATCAACTTCAGTTAATTTTTCTCGAGATCCAGTCCATAGTGCAATGAACAACCAACGAACTTTTTCAGATGACTTTCACCAGTACATTGAAATTTGCCTAAATAAAAATCCAACGTGTCGCTGGAGTGCACAGAAATTGATGACACATTCGTTTTTTAAGCAGTGTCGGAATTCCTCTATCTCAGATCAAGTCAAAGTTTTGAGCGTCGAATTTCAAAGATGTAGTTATATTCCAG ACGAACCAGTGCTTGCAGCTGATGCCAATTTGAATCATTCGGAAGATGTAAAATGgagtttttaa
- the Schip1 gene encoding schwannomin-interacting protein 1 homolog isoform X2, translating to MNETQTSLECRLDKFADSKYENIKGLVFGNSRRNSDSGSFLERDSILFEMSSIIMPNIVNETGKKLSEKSKELLNKPELVYSIRKNYMNKINCSHRPSKIDQLPGPSEIDIVGDFGEEVEREIDLLFTGFKSKKLVESLHVLNLSKICDAELSNGGEALRNGNLIPYSEENSRKMKVKNSTCGQELTKIKSRKSSHDDRQLPLDKFDYKKCNQQKYILSETETYLAEITKNLNNMDIPNLKNQRNQPSAENIQIQRSRQYVEHPIKYKNDHSSPNVLEQFDAYKVAFDMDLETLKNHFKMANKIEIKRRYNRDEICKRLAFKGENIFNNIKSLELKKDVCSDTESYSSDSETCPKLTSGVLRRPSILYATKYSKDYTNHKMSHNSNNKHKSVLTSNENIKKTQERQTNEKVFFFTKQSKLQIEVRLALAQSRKIAQRKIKSQNHGVTHIVDIIRTMLHNVGLNMDSNHRWISRQLLTGVNLTTLQLLVDNFQAIIEKLNVHLLESLKERDDLNLAQDAILHDLEKINNFLISGNFNSTDI from the exons ATGAATGAAACCCAAACAAGTCTAGAGTGTAGGCTCGATAAGTTTGCCGATTCCAAATACGAAAATATCAaaggtttggtttttgggaaTAGTCGAAGAAATTCAGATTCGGGTTCTTTTTTGGAAAGAGACTCAATTCTTTTCGAAATGTCATCTATAATTATGCCTAACATTGTAAATGAAACTGGCAAGAAATTATcagaaaaatcaaaagaacTATTAAATAAACCAGAACTAGTTTACAGTATCAGAAAAAATTATATGAACAAAATCAACTGCTCTCATCGGCCTTCTAAAATTGATCAACTTCCGGGACCAAGTGAAATTGACATTGTCGGAGATTTCGGAGAGGAAGTGGAACGTGAAATCGATTTACTTTTCACAGGTTTTAAGAGCAAAAAACTTGTGGAAAGCTTACATGTCTTAAATTTATCTAAG atatGCGATGCTGAGCTATCAAATGGCGGTGAAGCTCTAAGGAATGGAAATTTAATACCATATTCTGAAGAAAACAGTCGCAAAATGAAGGTGAAAAATTCAACATGTGGACAAGAGTTAACAAAAATTAAGTCTCGAAAGTCATCACATGACGACCGACAGCTACCACTTGATAAATTTGACTATAAAAAATgtaaccaacaaaaatatatactaaGTGAAACTGAAACTTATTTGGCGGAAAtcacaaaaaatttaaataatatggATATTCCTAACCTAAAAAACCAACGTAACCAACCTTCGGCAGAAAACATCCAAATACAAAGAAGCAGACAATACGTGGAACATCcgattaaatataaaaacgaCCATTCATCTCCAAATGTCTTAG aACAATTTGATGCGTACAAGGTGGCTTTTGACATGGACTTGGAAACattaaaaaatcattttaaaatggccaacaaaattgaaataaag CGTCGTTACAACCGAgatgaaatatgcaaaagatTGGCCTTTAAAggagaaaatatatttaataatataaaaa GCTTAGAATTGAAAAAGGATGTCTGCTCTGACACTGAAAGCTATAGCTCCGACTCTGAAACTTGCCCCAAGCTAACAAGTGGAGTTCTTCGAAGGCCATCCATTTTGTATGCCACAAAATATAGTAAAGATTATACTAATCACAAGATGTCTcataacagcaacaacaaacacaaatctGTTCTTACTTCAAACGAAAATATTAAGAAAACGCAGGAGCGGCAAACCAATGAGAAGGTTTTCTTCTTTACGAAACAATCAAAGCTTCAAATAGAGGTTCGTCTTGCTTTAGCTCAATCAAGAAAAATAGCACAAAGGAAAATTAAg AGCCAGAATCATGGCGTCACGCATATCGTCGACATAATACGAACAATGCTCCATAATGTTGGCTTAAATATGGACTCAAATCATCGCTGGATATCAAGGCAATTACTCACAGGTGTAAATTTAACAACTCTACAATTATTGGTAGATAATTTTCAAGCGATTATTGAGAAACTTAATGTTCATCTTTTGGAAAGCCTGAAAGAACGTGATGATCTGAATTTGGCTCAAGACGCAATATTACATGATCTGGAAAAGATCAATAATTTCTT GATTTCCGGAAATTTTAATAGCACTGATATTTAG